AAGCGGATGTTCTCGCCATACGGCGCTTCGTTCTGATCGACCAGCGACAGAAAGACTTCGGTACCGATATACGGCGTACGTGTGCCGTATCGACGCGCGGAGTCGGACGCGAGCCGCCGCTCGCGCCGCGTCGAAAAATACCGACCGTGATTGCCCTCGTCATCGTTCAACGTTTGATAGAGCGGGCGGAATTCCAGTTCCTCGGAGGTTGCCGCGACCTGTCCATACACGGTCGCGACGGAGAACACTTCGTAGTCGAGCGGCGTGAGCCGGGCCGGCACGAGGTGAAACTCGGTTTCGAGCGGGGAGATTTCGATGCGGTCGGTGTGCTTCTCAAAGAGATTGATGACCGGCGTGCAGAACAGCGCGAAGCGCGATGCGTCGACGAGATTCGCGAGCGGGCCTGGCGCACGATCGAGCAGCACGACGATCTCGACCTCGCGTCCGTCGATCTGCGACAAGCCCTCAGCGAGGCCGTTCAGTGCGAAGAACCAGAAGCGCTCCGGGCACGCGAAATATTCGTGCAGAAGATTGTGCCCATGGAATTTCGTCCATGTGAGCGGCAGCAGGTTTTGATCGGTACGCAATCCTTCGTGTTCGACCGCGTCGACAGTGACAGCGGCGAGCGGACGATTCGTTGCACCGAATTCGCCTGGCGGCGCAATCACCGATGCGATGCTCGCGGTGTGCAGCAGTTCGAACAGATGCGATGCGACCTGTTCGTCGCCGGCGAGATAGACAGGCAGCCGGTCGAGTCCTCGCAGATCGGCCACGCGCACATCGCCCGTGACCGCGAGCTTGAGTCGTAGTGCGCCGCGCACCTGCCGGTCGGGCGGCACGTAGCGATCGAGCGACGGAATGTCCGGCGGAATGCCGGTCAAACGCGCTTCGGTAATCGTCAGCGGCCAGAGCGTCACGTCCTGGCCGCTCGTGAACTGGCATGCGGTTTTTTCTCCATCGGGAACCTGCGCAGTGAACGCCGTGCCGCGCGCAACGCGATAACCCCCGACGAGATTCCCCTCCGCCTTTCCTGGATAAAGCCGTGCGACGGCGATCGACGGCGTCGGCGCAATGTAGTTCGGGTAGATCACTTCGAGCAGCCGGCCGGTGAAGCGCGGGAACTCCGCATCCAGCTTGATCTGCATGCGCGCGGCCATGAAGCAGAACGATTCGATCAGACGTTCGACGTAGGGGTCCGCGACTTCGCCCGTCTGCATGCCGAGCCGGCGCGCGATCTTCGGATGCGCGTGCGCGAACTCGCCCGCCAGCTCGCGCATGTAGATGAGTTCCTGGTTGTAGTAGTCGAGCAGTCGCGGGTCCATCGAAAGGTCTCGTTATGGTGGTCGGGCTGTGTCTGCTCAGGTGCTGCGTATGCCGGTGATCTGGATTTCGCTCGTTTCGAGATCGAGCGAACTCTGCACCGTAAATTCGAGCGGATAGGGATCCATGTGAACCATGCCGCGCACTTCGAACGCGAGGATGTTGTGATGTTCACCCGCGTCGATCGCGTGGCGGGGCGACACCACCAGCGAATCGGGAATCAGTCGCGGTTCGAAATCGGTCAGCGCATGGCGGATCATCCGCTCGAGGTCGTTCCACTGACGCGATGCGAGAAACGTACCGGCGAGCGGCGGCACGCCGAAGTTGACGGTCGACGAAGCCGCGTGCGGGTAACGCTCACGATCGATCTGGTCTTCGATGCTGGTCGTGTTGAGCAGATAGGTCAGATCGCGCTGCACGATGTCGCGCATCTGTTTGCGCGTGACCGTGTATTCGTCGGCGGTCTCGACGTGACGATGCGGGGCATCGTCACGCAGGCGATCAAGCAGCGTCGGCATCAGATGCGCATTCGCGCGGCGCGGCGTGCGGCCGGAGAGCTCGTCTTTACGTGTGGTCATGGCTGCTGCCTTCCTGCTTATCGTCGATCGTCGCAGGCGTGCCGAACTGGCAGTGCGTCAACTCGAACAGACCGAAGTCGCCCTGGTCCGTGATCCAGGTTTTCTGTCCCAGCGCAATGACCCCGGTGCGCCCCGATTCCTGCCATACGGTTTCGCGGCCGAGGCGCAACGTATCGGCGCATGCTTCCGAGCCGGGATAACGAGCGGGCATCAGGCCGTGCACGACGCTGCTGTCCGCGAGCGTTAGCTTGCAGGGCGCCCAGATCAGATCGATCAGGTTGACCGGCGACGAGATGTGCCATGCAGCCAGATCCGAAAAAGGCACCCATCGATAGTGTCCGGCCGTGATGACTTCGCATACGGGGCCGAAGCGCGAATCGCTGTCGGCGATCCATTCGGTGTGTCCGTGCGAGGTATGAGCGGCGACGGGCGGCGCGGTTTCTAGCGCGCTCGCGTGTACGTCGTCCGCTGCGTCGTTGTGTCCGTCTGCGGCGAGCCGCAGCGCGTCGATCAATTGCGCTGTCCATGCGGGTGGCTCGAGGATGAACCCCGGGCGCTGCTGTCCCGCGAGAACCTTTTGTCGCCAGTGTTCGGCACGAATCAGGTCACGATACGTTTGCGCAATCTGCGTGTGTTGCGGTTCGAGCTTCGCCCACGTCTGCAGCTGCTGGATCGAACGCGTCCAGTTGCCCATCGCGCACATCAGCTGGAACAGCGCCCAGCGATGCGACGCGACGGCCGGTTGCATGCGGACGCTCGCTTCGATTTCGGCGATCTGTTCAACGAGCGACAGGCCGTTCAGATGTGCCGTGTTCATGCTTCGTCCTTGCGTGCAGGTGCGGCGAGCGGACTATCGAACGACAGCGCGTGGTGTTCGCGCCGGGTGAGTGCGGGGGGCAGCGCGGCAGTCTGGCTTGCTACCGCTGCGTGATATTCGGGCGGCGCAAAAAGGCGCAGCACTTCCGGCACGGGTTCGGCTTCGAGATCGGCAACGGTGCCGTTGGCGCCGCTTTCCAGTTTGCCGAAGATTTTCTCAAGCGTGCATTCGCCGGACAGCAGCGTCTCGAGCGAACGGGCTTCGTCGTTTTCGCCGTGCGATTGCCAGCCGTCCCCGGCATTGTCCGCGGCTGCGGACGTCGGCGGTTCGTCCGGTTGTCCGATCCATGAACCGGACAACGACGCATGCGGATCGGTCAGTGCGCGCCAGTATTGCGCGTGCAGACCTTGCACGATATCGCTTGCATGCTCCATATCGTCGGTGGTGGGCAGGAACGCGGTCTTGCCCTGTCCGTCGTTGCCGATCAGTTCAAGTATTGCCGCATCGCCATCGCGCGCGCTGGACGACGTCGCGCGCGCGATGTGCTCGTAGGAGTCGCGCTCGATCCTTCGATGAGCCGATCCGGACAGTACAGGTTCGATGTCAGGCATATGAGGCTGGCGGCGCCACGGCAGACGAAGTGAGCGCATGGAGAAATTCGTGGGCGATAAAGACTCATTTTAAGCACGATGGGATTCTTTTCGTTCATCGAAATTCGAATAATCATCGTAATTAATGTGAAGAATTATGAATTAAGTTAAATGTCGTGAATTTATTGGATTGAGTGTTAAATATTTGAAATTCTTTATTTCTCTGTGATTGTCTTTTTGGAGTTGACTGGCGATTTGTTGGCGATGCTGTTTCCATTGATAAGCACTGGTTTGTGCGATTTTTCCGGGGCTCGAAAGGGGGAATGTTAAAACCATATGCCGAACGGACAACGTTTTTCACATTGCCAGGCTCGGATCCGTTTAATGCTCATATCGTCGTCTACCTGATTCGTTTGTGGCATGTATGATCGATTCCATCAATGCGACTCAAAACAAATAAGATCGATTAAAGATAATTGGCGTTTTAAAGGCAGAACGCCAATGCCAGGAGTTGTGGTGACGTATCTGGACAGAGTTCATTCGGGTCCAGACGTCAGCTCACCGCTCACGTTGCAGTAACCAATCAGGGGAAAGGATGACGATTTCGCGCCAGGTGCTGTTCGGCAAGCTCGGTGTTCTGCTCTATCGCGGTATCGAATCGGCTACCGGTTTCTGCAAGCTGCGTGGCAACCCGTATGTTGAGCTTGTTCACTGGCTGCACCAGATGTTCCAGCAGCCCGACAGCGACCTGCGCCGGATCGTGCGCCACGCGGCGATCGACAGCGACGTGCTCGAACGCGACTTCGCCCGCGCGCTTGCCGCATTGCCGGCTGGGGCGAGTTCGATCAGCGACTTTTCCTGGCACATCGAGGCTGCCATCGAGCGCGCGTGGGTACGGGCGATCGCACGGCAGTGGACTGGTGGTTGACGAACGATGCGGTGCTGATCGACACGGCGGGTTATTACACGGTTCATGGGACTTCAGTCGACGAACGAAGTCACGACGAGCTGATGCAACTCGCTACGCGTCTGACGGCTGCTATCGATACGCGTCTGCAGGACGAATACGACACCGGCAAGCGCCGTCGGCTGGCGGCGTTGCCCGAGGAGTTCGACGCACTAATCCGACCGCTCGACGACCTGGTCGAACGGCTGTTCCTGGATTCCCGTTACGACGATACCCAGTTGCATTCGACATTGCGCGGCGTGTACTTCACGAGCGCATCGCAAACGGGCGATGAAATCGCGGCGGACCGTCATACGGTCGCACGGCGACTGGCTGCAGATCCGGAAGCGTTGACCGAAGCGTCGGCCGATGCTGCGCGACGCCCGGAAGGCAACCAGAGCTTTTTCCTGCACGATCTGTTCACGAAGATCGTGTTTCCCGAAGCGCATCTCGTCAGCCCCAATCTGCGTTGGGAATATCGTTTCCGGATGCTCAGGTTTGTCGGTCACGCGCTGGCGCTACTGCTGTTCGTGTGGCTTGCCGTCGGCCTGCGCGTGAGCTTCGGCAATAACAGCGATTATCTGCGCGTGGAGGGTCGCAAGGTGCAGGCGCTAACCGCGCATGTCACCCAGTTCTACAAGGCACCTAAACCCGAAGGCGCGCCCGACACACTGACCGAAGCGCGCTATCTGCCGACCTTTCCGACTCTCGATCTGTCCGATCCAGACAGCACGTGGCGCTACGGTCTGTACACGCCGCCGGACATCGTGACCGAAAGTCACCGCACATACGATGCACTGGAAGACAACCTGCTGCTGCCGCAAATCGTGCATCGAATGGAGGATGTGATTTCGCAGGCCGTCGCGACCAAGGACTCGAAAACCGCCTACGACGCGCTGCGCGTTTACCTGATGCTTTACGACAAGGCGAAATTCAACGCTGCCGACGTGAAGGCCTGGGTACTCGACGACTGGGCGAAAACCGACAGTGCGGCGATCTTCGGCGGCCGGGCATCGATGATCGATCACGTTCAGCAGCTGTTCTCCGGTGAGCGAATCGTACAGTCGCCGTTGATCCGCAACGATGCGATGATCCAGCAGGCCCGCGCGTTTCTCGACGGCAGCAACGCGACGGATCGTCTCTATGAACGCGCGAAGTCCGCGATGCTGAAAGAAGCACCGGACGAATTCACGCTGCTGCGCGCGGTCGGGCCGCAAGCCGGGACCGTGTTCACGCGGGCGAGCGGTCAGCCGCTGTCGCGCGGGGTGCCGGGTCTGTTCACGTTCGATGGCTACCGGAACCTGTTCGACAAACGCCTGGGAGAATTCGTGCAGGCCGCACGCGATGACGATGCGTGGGTGATGGGACGTTCGTATCTCGCGGGGCCGTCCGCTGCGGCTCAAAAAAAAACAGCTGAGATCGTGAGCGGCGCAACCGGAAGGGACGATGCGCTGACCGAAGCGGTGCGTCGCGAGTATCTGATGGAGTACGCACAGCAATGGGATAGTTTTCTCGGTGACCTCCGGACCGTGAGCGGCACGAGCCTGGCGTTCAATCTGCAGGTGCTGCGTAGCTTCGCCGCACCCGATTCGCCGCTTGCGCGTCTGGCGCGTGCAGCGGTTCGCGAAACGACGCTGACGCAATCGGTGTCCGGTTCGGATGGTTCTTTTCTGCAGAAGGCGGCTGACCAGATAAACCAGAAGACGGACAAGGCGCTCGGCATTCGCGCATCCGAACGCGTCGAGCGTGAACTCGTCGACAATCGCTTCGCGGCGCTGCGCGAAGTCGTCACCGGAAACGCCGATACGCAGGCCAGTCCGCAAGCGGCGGCCGCGCAGGCGGGCAAGACCGGCCTCAACGGCGTGACCAATCTGCTGAACGACTACTACACGGCACTGACTGTTTCGGACAACGCGTTGTCGAACAACAGCATGCCGCCGGCGAGCGATACGGCGGCGAAACTCAAGATGACCGCCGACACGATGCCGGCACCGTTCCGGGAGGTCTTGCTGCAGCTTGCCGCGGACGGTTCGCACGAAGTCAATCAGGGTATCGGACAGCTGCTGTCGCGCGAGATGCAGGCGGTGGTCGGCGATACGTGCCGGCTCACGATCGAGGGCAACTATCCGTTTTCACCCGAGAGCAAGCGCGACGTCAGCATCGACGACTTCACGCGCGTGTTCGCACAGGACGGCGTGATCGACGATTTTTTTGCGAAGACCCTTGCACCGTTCGTCGATACTTCTGCGAAGCCGTGGCGCTACCGCACATTGCCGGGCGCTACGGAGCCTGTGCAGGGACCCGATCTCGAGCCGTTCGAACACGCGAAGGCGATTCGCGACGTCTTCTTCAACGATCCGGGTCACAAGCAGCTGGCGTGGAAAGCGGACATCCGCATTCCCGAACTCGATCCGACCGTGACGAGCCTGTCGCTCGATATCGACGGGCAGACGTCGCTTTATCAGCACGGTCCGGTGGCGCCTTTCACTGTGACGTGGCCGGGACCGCGCGGCGGCGTGCATGCGGAGATCACCGCGAGTCCACGTATCCGGCCCGATACGTCGACGATCTCGACCGACGGGCCGTGGGCACTGATGCGTCTGCTTCAGGCGGGTCATGTGGTCGAGACGGCTACGCCAGGACGCACGCGCGTCGCGTTCGACTTTGATGGTCGCAAGGCAGTGCTCGATATTGCCAGCACCGGCAGCGTTGCGAATCCGCTGACGAGCGATGTGTTGAAGACGTTTCGCTGTCCGTCGTCGATGCCGGTGTTTAATCTGCCGGATAGTGGGCCGCCGCCGGGGTTGCCGCGTGGGGTGGTGCCGGGGAGTGGGGGCGCTTCTCGGTGAATGGAGGCGTGTGTGGATTTGCTTGGAGGCCTGTTCCAAAGCCGCGTCCGGCTTTTGGTTTCTTTCGCGGTTGCCGCGCGGCCACTCAAGGTGGCGGAGCGGGGTCATCAATCCGTTACTTGAAGTCGCGCTGTCGATTAGCTGGTGGACGACGATATCGCGTGGGGAAGAGCGAAGAGCCGATGTTTTGAAGTGATCGTGTCGAATTAGCGGGTGTGCTTGATCGCATTAACAATCCTCCATTAATTTTTCAAAATCATCTCCCGGCATGAGGCCGTCGATAAAATCTTGCAGGGAGGGAGCGATAAATTTGATGACTTCTCGATCATCGTCGTCTACTTCGTCTCTGTCGAGAAGATAAATTGCGCAGCCACTGAATTTCATGAGAAGTGGAAAGCCGCTTACATCAAATCCGAAAGGAATGTACTCATCCTTCTCGAACAATTTTTGATCGTCTGTGTAGCTCGTGTAGTTTGCTTCTAAGGTTGACCCATCTGGTGTCGAAGTATATTTTATGGGATAAAATCCATTAAACGTCACTCCATTTGCGTCGCAAGGGTCGACGCCTTTGGGAACGTAGTACATTTTGTGGCAGTCTGGAAAGCCACCATTTTCTTTTAAATAATGTTGGCGCAGTCTGGCCGGAATTTTGATTTCAAACTCTCTCTCGAAATCGATGAGATCATCTTCGGATAGGGGTTGTGCCGGATTGATTAATTTAAGTTTTATCATGATTTTATTTTGATTATTCTCGTGGCTTCTGAATTTCGTTATCCAAACCCTCTCGACGGAAAGTGCGCGAACACCGGATGTGTCATATTTTGTTTCGCTATCTTCGTGTCTTTGTTCTACTGAAAAGAAAGTGATCGATATTTAAAATTTTCATCGATCTTCTTAAATTCGATTCCTTTCATTTTATTGCGTTCAGCGCTATCCTTGAATCTCTGCGTGCAGACACGCTTGTTGCCGATTTCCGGTGCCATAAAAAAGGGTGGCTTCTCAGATTCATTAAATGCGATATTTTCCAGCATATCGTATTCCGGTATTTCTGGGAAAAATCTGTTCATCTCATAATTTTTTCCGTCGAGCGTCATCATCCTGGCATGAGAGGTTTGGCTCGCGTCCACGATGGAAATAAATCTATTCAAAAGGAGGAAATGAAAAATTCCATCGAGCTTATCTCCATTAAGGATTATTCTTAGAGGAGCTAGTTGGCAATCAACGCTCTGTTCGTGACAAAGATCTGCGAATTTCTGACTCACAATCGGAGTCACATTTCTGAAGTAATCGAAATCCAGTCTTTTAAGACGCTTCCATTTGATGTTCATATGAAATTCAGTATCTATTTTCTGCGCAATAGATACATTATTCCAGGGAAGCTGGATATCTGGTTGAAATTCGGCGCTCCCAACCCAGTCGTTGAGTTTTGCTGATACCACGTAAAGATTTTCTTTCGCGAATTCAGTCATCCCGTTACCAGATCAACGTGGAAAGGACCATTCCCCGGTCTTGTTCTAACGTCGCTCTAGCCCGGAACCAAAGCGACGAATACCATCGAGGCTGATTTGATAGAGGCTTCGTACACTTTCAAGCTGCCTCTGATCGCTCTTTGTTTCGCCGAAATTTGCGATCTAGGCAAGCACAAGCCGCGCTTGATCTTATTTCTCTTCACGTATTTTTTTTAAACCTTTTTCGAGTCGGGAAACATTTTCAATTTCTCCGCCTTTATCGATATAGGCTGACCAACCAGGGATGATTTTTTTGAAGAGTTCAAGCCCGTCAGGAGTTACATTGGACATTCTCAGAACAAAATCTTCCTTGATCTTCCCACCTTCGTCAAAAGGATCTGCGTTAACAAGTAAATCGTTTTCTTTAAGGAAATTGAGAAGTGATGTCGATATTCTGATGATTTGATCGCGATACGCGTCGCTCTTGTTCGCGGACAAGAGTACTGGGATGTTGTGCAAACTAAGATCTACCATGGTCATCTAGCCCTTATGACTCGTGAAACACCATCCACGGGGATTATTTCCCCAGTATTGGGATTCTTTGCAAAAGTACCGCCCATTTCCCGGATTCGCAACTCCTTGGCCAATTGGTCAAACTTAGGTGCCGTTTGGCTGGTAATTTCCACCGGACGCCAGACACCGTCTTGTCCTTTTACTACGAAGTCGACACGCCGTCTTTCCCCTGTGATCGGATCTTTGACCGACTTGCCGTTTGCATCTCTGAGGTACCGTTCGCTGAGAACGTTCTCTTTGCCGTACCGCTGCTCGAGAATGTCCTTTGCCCGAGCCTCTCGAGCAAGACCATCCTCCTTGTTCTTGATACACGCCCATCCCCATGGATCAATCCATACCAATGGATTGGGTGCGTACTGATACAGATTGAAGCCGCCCGCAAGGCTGATCGGGTCTTCATTGATGAATCGTCCAACATCTGGATCGTAGAAACGGAACGTGTTGTAGTGCAGTCCAGTTTCACGATCGAGGTATTGTCCCTCGAATCGCAGGTTTTGCGGCAACGGTACAGACCTGGCTGTGGGCATGGTCTGCCGCGACCCGTACGTCGAATCGGTTCGCTGTTCGAGTATCCACTCCTCCCGAACAGCACTCCCCCAAACCTTATACTGCGCCTGCCACACCAGCCGACCCTCGGCATCCGTCAGTTCCTCGGGCAGCCCCGACACGTCGTTATGAAAGTAATAGACGTTCTCCGGCGCCGCTTCAACCGAACTATCGTTCGCCGCCTCCGCCGGCCGGCTGTCGATCCGGGCGAGCGGCACATAACTGTCCGGCTCATACAGGTAAGTGGCTTCATCATCGCCGCGCCGTTCCTGCAGCAACCGCATGCCGTCCCACACGAAATCCGTACTCACGTAGCCGTTCGTCTTGCGGATACGCCGGCCCAGCGCATCGTATTCGAAGCGCACCGTCGAGATGCCGTTGCCTTCGACCGTCCTCACCTGCGTCAAGCGGTGCGCCGCATCGTAGACAAACTGCTGGTCCTTGCGTGGACCGTGCCCGCACAGCTTTCTCGATAGACGTCCGTAGACGTCGTATTCGAAGCGCTTGTCCTCGAACATCCTGAGCCGGTTGTGCTCGACGTAGCCGCCGGGATGATCGCTCGACACGAGGTTGGCCGCCGCGTCCCAGCGAAACACTTCGGACGGCACGCCATTACCCACCGCCTGTTCGATACGACCAGTCGCGTCGTAGCGATAACGCGTCTCGCCGTGGAGGAGGTGGGTCTTCTTCAATACCTCGCCGACCGGGTCGTATTGCCATTGCTTCTGCAGCAGCATCTCGTTCGATTCGAACGACGCGCCGACCGCGCGAACGTCATGCGCGGTCCGTCGGCCGATCGCGTCGTAACCGTATCGGCTGGCGAGTTTTCCCTGAGTACGCGATATCTCGCGATGCAGATCGTCGCGCTCGATATCGGTCACGACCATACCGTCGAGGTTGATCTGATGCAGATGCCCGGAGCCGTAATACAGCCAGTTGATCGTGCGGCCGTCCTGCAATGCGGTCGCGACACGGTTGCCCAGTTCGTCGTACCGGTGGCCGAGTGCGCCCATTGGACCGCGCTCGCCCGTCACTTCGCCGCGAGGTCCGTAAGCAAGTTCGACGCGGTTCTGCAACGACAGGCCGCTACGCGAACGATTCCAGGTCTCAGCCTTCTTCAGTTGTCCCGTGTTGCTATAGACGTAGAGCCATCGCAATCCGTCGACGTCCTTCGCAACGACACGTCCAAGTGCGTCGCGCTCGTATGCAGTGACGAGCGCTGACGACGTGTCCACGGCATCGGTTGTGCGGATGCCGTGGCCGCAAGCGTCATACTCGTAAGTCCGGCCGATTCCGTCGAGTCCCGTCTCCCGCACGACCTGATCGTTCCGGTCGTACGCGAAGCGATAGTTTTCGCGGTTTTCATTGGTGAGGGTGGCGATGCGGTATGCGCCGTCGTAGCCGAAGCGCACGACGCGACCGGCTGCATCGGTGCGCGCGGTGAGCAGGCCGCGCGGATTCAGTTCATAGCGCGTGCTGCGCTGGTTCGCATCGACGACTTCGACGAGCCGTCCCACGGTGTCGTAGCGAAATGCCTGACGCGCGCCGTCGGCGGCGACGACGGCCGTCACGCGGCCAATCGGATCGGCTTCATAAGCAGTTGCGTTGCCGGCCGCATCCGTGATGCGTGCGAGCGCACCGCGTGCGTCGTACACGAGGCGTGTCGTCTTGTTCGAGCAATCGGTGTACGCGGTCAGTTGCGCGCGGCGATTCCACTCGAGGTGTTTATAGCCACCACGCGCATCGCGAATGGTGTGAACGAGGCCGCGTTCGTCATAGTGATATTCGGTGCGGCCGCCTGCGGGATCGATCGCGACCGTGAGGTTGCCGCGGTCATCGTGCCGGTACGCATACCGGTGGTTCGCTGCATCCGTTTCTGCAACAGGTAGATCGAAGTAGCCGTTCCATTCGGTCTTTTCCGCGGCACCCAGTGCGTCGATCCGTTCGACGAGGCGTCCCAGATCGTCGTACTTGAAGCGGGTGACGCCGCCGTTGGGATCGGTGGCGCTGACCAGTTGCCGCAGATCGTTCCACTCGAGCCGCCACACATGGCCTTCGGCATCGGTGCACGCGGTGGGCTGGCGATCTTCGTTCCACTCCCAGCGCATCACACGGCCAAGCTGGTCGGTGACGGTCACGGTCCGACGTTCGACGTCCGCGTCGAACACATACGATTCGCCGTCGTCGGTCCAGTGGCGCACGACGCGCGCCTCTTTCCCGGTGCCTTGCCAAGCGTAGAAGCACTGCAGGCCGCCGGGTAGTACATGGCTCGTCATCAGGCCATGTTCGTAGGCGAAGCGGCGTGTCGTCTGGCCAGTGCGATCGGTGACGCTCGCGAGTTCGCCCGCATCGGTATACGCGTAGCTGACCAGCGTTTCTGCCGGCTCGCCTTCGACACCGCGCACCAGTTCGATCGCGGCAATCCGCTGCGACATGCCGTCCACGTGAACGAACCGCAGCGTGCGTCCGCAGCTGTCCTGCAGCCGGGCAGGACGCATCGCACCGTCGGCGGCCTCGTAATCGACTTCGATCCAGTTGCCGTTGCGGTCTTCGAATCGCCGCAGCTTTAACGTTTCATCAAATGCTGTGTGTGCGGGGCCGAAATCGCGATAGAAACCGTCGGTCGTTTCGACGACGTAGTGACCACCCGATGTGCAGATCAGGTACGTCGCCTCCGGCACGCTAAAGTGACTCGTGCCCGCGAGAACCGCCGGGAACACAGTCTCGCGACCCTGTTCGTCGTGGTACGCGATCGACTCGAGATTTCCGTCGGCATCGCGAACCAGTTTCAGTTCGACGCTGATCGGCACACTCCATCCGGGGCCGAACAGACTGTCCGCGCGATCGTCGTGACTGCTGTAGAAGCGGCGCCAGACGATCGGCAACGCGCCCGGCAGAACGAAATCGGTATCGTGTTCGCCGTCGAGAATCTTGCCGCCCGTGATCACGTTGACCGGATGACCCATCATCGTGCGGAACTTGCTGCCGATCCATCCGCCGATCAGGCCTGCGCCGAGATTCATCGCGAGACAGGGCAGGGCGCTTTTCAGCGAGCTCCAGCTCATCTTCCCGCGACCGCACAGCGCGAGCGCGATACCGATCGCTGCGCCGAGTATCGCGACCCACTTGCGTGCCGCATGAATCTCGCGCACGGTCAGCGTGCCACCGCCGTAGAACACGTCGTCGGAGCCCTTCGCGATATCCGCGTCACATGTGGTCTTGTCTTTCACGCGCGC
This portion of the Paraburkholderia flava genome encodes:
- a CDS encoding RHS repeat-associated core domain-containing protein; this encodes MSQPAARKNDPIEHTSLLGDLLSMGGSLLGSIGIGWALTTLAEGAVLAGLAALEIGTGGLATPLVIGIGIGVAALMEGSGLNEKIDDAAHSLGNAIAPPEIKGYIDNGSPNVYVNGENAARAAAPSDLDTVHCDNHSGPQMIAQGSDCVFINGQPAARVKDKTTCDADIAKGSDDVFYGGGTLTVREIHAARKWVAILGAAIGIALALCGRGKMSWSSLKSALPCLAMNLGAGLIGGWIGSKFRTMMGHPVNVITGGKILDGEHDTDFVLPGALPIVWRRFYSSHDDRADSLFGPGWSVPISVELKLVRDADGNLESIAYHDEQGRETVFPAVLAGTSHFSVPEATYLICTSGGHYVVETTDGFYRDFGPAHTAFDETLKLRRFEDRNGNWIEVDYEAADGAMRPARLQDSCGRTLRFVHVDGMSQRIAAIELVRGVEGEPAETLVSYAYTDAGELASVTDRTGQTTRRFAYEHGLMTSHVLPGGLQCFYAWQGTGKEARVVRHWTDDGESYVFDADVERRTVTVTDQLGRVMRWEWNEDRQPTACTDAEGHVWRLEWNDLRQLVSATDPNGGVTRFKYDDLGRLVERIDALGAAEKTEWNGYFDLPVAETDAANHRYAYRHDDRGNLTVAIDPAGGRTEYHYDERGLVHTIRDARGGYKHLEWNRRAQLTAYTDCSNKTTRLVYDARGALARITDAAGNATAYEADPIGRVTAVVAADGARQAFRYDTVGRLVEVVDANQRSTRYELNPRGLLTARTDAAGRVVRFGYDGAYRIATLTNENRENYRFAYDRNDQVVRETGLDGIGRTYEYDACGHGIRTTDAVDTSSALVTAYERDALGRVVAKDVDGLRWLYVYSNTGQLKKAETWNRSRSGLSLQNRVELAYGPRGEVTGERGPMGALGHRYDELGNRVATALQDGRTINWLYYGSGHLHQINLDGMVVTDIERDDLHREISRTQGKLASRYGYDAIGRRTAHDVRAVGASFESNEMLLQKQWQYDPVGEVLKKTHLLHGETRYRYDATGRIEQAVGNGVPSEVFRWDAAANLVSSDHPGGYVEHNRLRMFEDKRFEYDVYGRLSRKLCGHGPRKDQQFVYDAAHRLTQVRTVEGNGISTVRFEYDALGRRIRKTNGYVSTDFVWDGMRLLQERRGDDEATYLYEPDSYVPLARIDSRPAEAANDSSVEAAPENVYYFHNDVSGLPEELTDAEGRLVWQAQYKVWGSAVREEWILEQRTDSTYGSRQTMPTARSVPLPQNLRFEGQYLDRETGLHYNTFRFYDPDVGRFINEDPISLAGGFNLYQYAPNPLVWIDPWGWACIKNKEDGLAREARAKDILEQRYGKENVLSERYLRDANGKSVKDPITGERRRVDFVVKGQDGVWRPVEITSQTAPKFDQLAKELRIREMGGTFAKNPNTGEIIPVDGVSRVIRAR